From the genome of Streptomyces sp. NBC_00659, one region includes:
- a CDS encoding hydrolase: MAVTTLDPRTALVLIDLQHGIVGNPGLAPHAAADVVERSVRLADAFRGHGLPVVLVRVTAAADGADAVHGRIDGQGPGRSFPEGWDVIVDDLAGHPGDITVTKRNWGAFYGTDLDLQLRRRGITQIVLAGIATSIGVESSARAAHEHGYHVTLATDAMSDIDPETHRNSVERIFPRLGETGTSEEIVELLDKTRA; encoded by the coding sequence ATGGCAGTCACCACGCTCGACCCCCGCACCGCGCTCGTCCTCATCGACCTTCAGCACGGCATCGTCGGCAACCCGGGCCTCGCCCCGCACGCCGCCGCCGACGTCGTGGAGCGCTCCGTCCGGCTCGCGGACGCCTTCCGCGGCCACGGCCTCCCGGTCGTCCTCGTCCGGGTCACCGCCGCCGCCGACGGCGCGGACGCCGTACACGGCCGGATCGACGGCCAGGGCCCCGGCCGCTCCTTCCCCGAGGGCTGGGACGTCATCGTCGACGACCTGGCCGGGCACCCCGGGGACATCACCGTGACCAAGCGGAACTGGGGCGCCTTCTACGGCACCGACCTCGACCTGCAGCTCCGCCGCCGCGGGATCACCCAGATCGTGCTGGCCGGCATCGCCACCAGCATCGGCGTGGAGTCCTCGGCGCGCGCCGCCCACGAACACGGCTACCACGTCACCCTCGCCACCGACGCCATGTCCGACATCGACCCCGAGACGCACCGCAACAGCGTCGAGCGGATCTTCCCCCGCCTCGGCGAGACCGGCACGAGCGAGGAGATCGTCGAGCTGCTCGACAAGACCCGAGCCTGA
- a CDS encoding MFS transporter, with translation MATLRDWLQHRITPARHRPPDRFDRRLIAPMVLGSVLNPVNSSMIAVALVPIGRALGASPAETAWLVSGLYLATAVGQPVIGRLVDLYGPRRLYLVGTAMVGVAGLLGALSPDLGALVAARVLLGLGTSAAYPAAMHLTRSEAERTGQSSPAGVLTALAVSAQTVAVVGPTLGGLLIGVGGWRTIFLVNVPLSLACLVLGTLRLPKAAKPAPEESPASASRGVDLVGMALFTALLVALMLFLMRPRAADWYLPVLALVAGAAFARRELRVPAPFIDLRVLGGNGPMLATFLRQFLGYTTAYAFLYGFTQWMEEGRGLHAAGAGLVLLPLSLSGLVVSGVTGRREAVRGKLVVGSLVQIAGCLVLLTMNSTSAIWLLAGVGALMGVPQGLNGLANQNALYRQADPARMGSAAGLLRTFTYLGAMAASAADAAFFTHGADTGGLHHLALFMLAGAVLLLAVTLIDRSLRDLTPPRKA, from the coding sequence ATGGCCACCCTCCGCGACTGGCTCCAGCACCGGATCACCCCCGCACGTCACCGCCCGCCCGACCGCTTCGACCGTCGGCTGATCGCCCCGATGGTCCTCGGGTCCGTACTGAACCCCGTCAACTCCTCGATGATCGCCGTGGCGCTGGTGCCGATCGGCAGGGCGCTCGGAGCGTCCCCGGCGGAGACGGCGTGGCTGGTCTCCGGGCTGTATCTCGCCACCGCGGTGGGGCAGCCCGTCATCGGGCGTCTCGTCGACCTGTACGGGCCCCGCCGCCTCTACCTCGTCGGTACGGCCATGGTGGGCGTCGCCGGACTCCTCGGCGCCCTCTCCCCGGATCTCGGCGCGCTGGTCGCCGCCCGGGTGCTGCTCGGACTCGGCACCTCGGCCGCGTATCCCGCCGCGATGCACCTGACCCGGAGCGAGGCGGAACGCACCGGGCAGAGCAGCCCGGCCGGCGTGCTGACCGCGCTCGCCGTCTCCGCGCAGACCGTCGCCGTGGTCGGGCCGACGCTGGGCGGCCTGCTCATCGGCGTGGGCGGCTGGCGCACCATCTTCCTCGTCAACGTGCCCCTGTCCCTGGCCTGTCTGGTCCTCGGAACCCTGCGGCTGCCGAAAGCCGCGAAGCCAGCACCGGAGGAGTCACCAGCGTCCGCCTCGCGCGGTGTCGACCTCGTCGGCATGGCCCTGTTCACCGCGCTGCTCGTCGCTCTGATGCTGTTCCTGATGAGACCGCGGGCCGCCGACTGGTACCTGCCGGTGCTCGCGCTCGTCGCCGGGGCCGCCTTCGCCCGGCGGGAACTCCGCGTTCCGGCCCCGTTCATCGACCTGCGGGTGCTCGGCGGCAACGGACCGATGCTCGCCACCTTCCTGCGCCAGTTCCTCGGCTACACCACCGCGTACGCCTTCCTCTACGGGTTCACACAGTGGATGGAGGAGGGGCGCGGGCTGCACGCTGCCGGTGCCGGGCTGGTCCTGCTGCCGCTGTCGCTGAGCGGACTCGTCGTCTCCGGCGTCACCGGACGGCGGGAAGCCGTCCGCGGCAAGCTCGTGGTCGGCAGTCTCGTCCAGATCGCGGGCTGCCTGGTGCTGCTGACGATGAACTCCACCAGTGCGATCTGGCTGCTGGCCGGCGTCGGCGCCCTGATGGGCGTTCCGCAGGGTCTCAATGGCCTGGCCAATCAGAACGCCCTGTACCGGCAGGCCGACCCCGCCCGGATGGGCTCCGCGGCCGGACTGCTGCGCACCTTCACCTACCTGGGCGCGATGGCCGCCTCCGCCGCCGACGCCGCCTTCTTCACGCACGGCGCCGACACCGGCGGCCTGCACCATCTGGCCCTTTTCATGCTCGCCGGAGCGGTGCTGCTCCTGGCGGTGACCCTCATCGACCGATCCCTTCGCGATCTCACCCCCCCCCGAAAGGCCTGA
- a CDS encoding MarR family winged helix-turn-helix transcriptional regulator: MDVSGKGSNEAGVSDSAARAAQDLRVAFSLLRRRIREVSEAQDLTPSQISALTLVSKSGAATASALAAAEGVRPQSMAATLAALDQFGLIQRNPDPGDGRRQLVTLTDAGRERVEGTRQARSEWLARAFEERCTEDERQTVIEAMALLERLTRS; the protein is encoded by the coding sequence ATGGATGTGAGCGGCAAGGGGTCGAACGAAGCGGGCGTCTCGGATTCCGCGGCGCGGGCCGCGCAGGATCTTCGGGTCGCGTTCAGCCTGCTCCGGCGGCGGATCCGCGAGGTGTCCGAGGCGCAGGACCTCACGCCCTCCCAGATCTCCGCGCTCACCCTGGTGAGCAAGAGCGGGGCCGCCACGGCCAGTGCGCTGGCGGCGGCCGAAGGGGTGCGCCCGCAGTCGATGGCCGCCACGCTCGCGGCCCTCGACCAGTTCGGACTCATCCAGCGCAACCCCGACCCCGGGGACGGCCGGCGTCAGCTGGTGACGCTCACGGATGCCGGGCGCGAGCGCGTCGAAGGCACCCGGCAGGCCCGTTCGGAGTGGCTCGCCCGAGCCTTCGAGGAGCGCTGCACTGAGGACGAGCGGCAGACCGTCATCGAGGCCATGGCACTGCTGGAACGGCTCACCCGGTCGTGA
- a CDS encoding DUF3761 domain-containing protein has translation MSQGADSKASNGRADAGITESETSADGGGQEELCGDGTYSYSAHRRGTCSHHGGVAGRLAGAPS, from the coding sequence GTGTCGCAAGGCGCCGACTCGAAGGCGTCGAACGGTCGGGCGGACGCCGGCATCACGGAATCAGAGACCTCGGCCGACGGCGGAGGACAGGAAGAGCTGTGCGGCGACGGTACGTACAGCTATTCCGCGCACCGGCGAGGTACGTGCTCGCATCACGGCGGCGTGGCCGGCCGGCTTGCCGGGGCGCCCTCGTAG